The window GTGGAAACCGGGGAAATTCTGTATTTGCTGGCGGCTTATATCATCCTGGGATGCTTGTGGGCTTGATTAGCTTTCGAAAATATAACATAATTGGATAAATTATCAAGAAATTTGATTTTTAAAGGAGTATAAAATGAAAAAAGTATTATCTCTGGTCTTATTTGTTCTATTGCTGGGTTCTATTTCGCTTTTTGCGGATGATGCTAAGGTAATGCCTGCCCGTCTGGGCCGGTTTTATATAGCCCCTACCTATGTCTTCGGTCCCGGTTATTATGATGATGACGGGGATTATGAGAGCTTTGACGATGGTCAGGGCGCCCTGAAATCGGCTTTCAACCTCGGTTTTGCCCTGGAGTACGGGATTATTGACTGGATAACCGGCGCAATTCAGTGGGCGCCGGGCGTGACCATAGCCTCCGATGTGGATAGTGCGCAACTGAGTGCTGGGGGGTCCGATGTCAATGCCAACGGCGTGGCGGATCTTTTTGTAGGGGGCAAGATACAGATTATTGGCGAAAATGCACCGGTAAAATCCTCCCAACTCCGTTTCGCCGTAGGGCCGGGGGTTAAAATTCCCCTACCCGGAGTGGACTTTAAGGAGCAGGCTAAAAACGCCGCCAAGGGGGATGATGTAACCGCCTCCAATGGGGATTATCATGTCCTCGGCGCCGGCGCCCGGCTTTATTTTGATTATCTCATCAACAAGAACTTCTTTATCGATCTGTACAGTGAATTGTTGTTCTATCCTATAGAGCAAAAACTGGAAGATAGCAGTATTGGGGGATACATGGCTAAGCAGCCAGGTGTCGATGTGAAGATGGGGCACGGTTATGATTTAACCTTTGAACTGGAACCGACATTCACTACCACCCTCTCCCCGAGCAAACCGATCATTTTTGGCGCCGGACTTCCAATAAATTATAAATTTACCCCCGAAAAAAGCTTTTCCATTTCCGGCGCCGGCTTGGCTGAAAGCGCCATTAAGACTGGGCTTGAGGATGGTTTAGGGAGCTCCACGCAGATACTTACCCTAAAGCCCAATGTTTCATTTTTCTTTGTCTCCTGGCCGCTGCCTACGGAATTTAAGCTGTCATATTCCGCGCCGATTTGGGGAGAGAGCATAATGGCCAAACATTCCATTACCCTGCAGGTCAAAGCTTATTTCAGGACCGGGTCTGCAAAGTAAAACCGGCATACTAAGCTAATCAGCGGCGTTTTCAGATAAAAATTCTGAAAACGCCTTTTTTTACCCTATTTTTTCAAGATTCTCTTTTCCGGACAAAAATGCTTGACATTTTCTGCCCCACGGCTTATTAATATAGTAATAAACAAACCGATGGAAATATAATGACCGACGGTCAGTATAAAAAGGGGATTCCGTGGGGATATTTGAACGGAAGGGGCGGGAAAAGGCTGAACGCCGGAACTTAATCATGGGCTGCGCCAAGAAGCTTATCCTTGAATACGGGGTGGAAAAGGTAAGCATGGAGGACATAGCCAAGCAGGCGGAGCTGAGCAAGGGTACACTGTACCTCTATTTTTCCGGCAAGGACGAGCTCTTTAGTGAGATCTGCGAAGAGTCGGCCGCCAAGTTCAGCGAATACGTGCAGTCCCGGCTGGAGGGGGGTATCTCGGGTCTGGAGGCGCTCAAGCGGTACTGGTTAAGTTACCTGGAGATGTATGGAGAATCGGAGGACCTTTTCATCCTCTTTAATATGCGGCATTTTTTGGCCCCCGCAGATTCTTTTATTTCCCTTGAGGAGAATGCAGGGACTGCTTCCTATGTGTTTTATTACCTGATAAAAAAGATGATCGAACAGGGGATACGCGAGGGGACTTTTGAACAGGATACCGAAAGCGGCTTGGTGGTAAAGACCATCATTGCGCTTTTTTCTCAGGCGGTGGAAAACGCCGCCAAGCTGCCCAGGACAGCCCGGAAATCCGCCCTTATTATTGATGAGCTAAAAACGGTTTTTCAAATTATGCTCCGGGGAATAGCCCGGGAAGAAATCGACCGTTCTTGTCTGGTCCTGCCGGACTTGAATACTTTTACTAACAACAAGGATTAGAAAATGAAATTTTTACCGAAATTGTTTAAACACCCCTGGCTTATCGTTGTTGTTATCGGAATTATTACGGTTTTTTTTGCGCTCCAGCTCCCCCGGGTAGAACTGGATAATAATAATATGCGCTTTGTCCCCGAAGACGATGAAGCCCGGGTAACTGCCAATTATATTGACGATACCTTTGGAAGTTCCCTTTTTGTACTGATAGGGCTGGAACGGAACTACGGTACCGTTTTTGACGGAGAATTTATCCAACGCATCCGGGACTATATCGATCAAATAGAAAAGAATGTTGAAATTATCGGAACCATTAATTCCATGGTGTCATCGGATTACATCGCCGGTGAAGGTGACGCCATCGTGGTAGAAAAACTGATTCCCGGGGATTTTTCCGGGACCCCTGAAGAGACGGCGGAACTCAAGCGGCGGCTCCTCTCCTGGGATATGTATCGCCGGGCTCTGATCTCCGACGATTTTACCGCTACCCAGATCCTGGTTACCCTGGATATTAGCAGCGAAAAAGCGGGAAAACCCGAGGTGATGGACAGCTTTATCCGGATCCGGGACATAGCCACGGACATGTTTGACGGCATGGCGAATGTTTATATCACCGGGCTTCCGGTAATTAGCTCCACCATCAACGAGGCGGTACGGGCGGATCTGGTACTGATGGTTCCTCTGGTGATTGTGGTGGTACTCCTGGTACTTTTCTTTTCCTTCCGCCGTATTTCCGCAGTGGTTCTGCCCCTGCTTACGGTACTCGTCGCCGTGATCTGGTCCATGGGGGCAATGCCTCTTTTGGGGGTACAGCTTTCGGTGATCTCCACGGTGCTGCCGGTTATCCTGGTGGCGGTGGGCAGCGCCTACGGCATCCATGTGGTAACCCACTATATTGAGGAGATGAACCTTAAGGATGAAATCACCAAGGATGAGCACCGGGAATTGGTCTTTGCCCTGCTGCGGAAGATAGGCAAGGCGGTATTTCTGGCGGCGCTGACCACCTTTGCGGGATTCGGTTCTTTCATCTTTACTTCGGTGCTCCCCATTCGGGAGTTCGGCTGCTTTTCCGCCTTCGGTGTCTTCGCCTCCTTTATTGTTGCGGTCACCCTGATCCCTGCGCTGCTCCTTATCCGGGGTCCCAAGCCCATGAGGGCCCTGGTCAATCCGCGGCTGGGAGACGCGCCGGAACTGGCGGACCCCTTAAGCAATGCTATCGCTGATGCCTTTATGGGCATTGCGCAGAGAAAACGCTCTGTCATGATAATTACTTCTCTAGTAGTATTACTCTCGATTTATGGCGTGTCCAAGGTGATTATTGATAATATTTTTGTGGAGTACTTTAAAAGCACCACCGACATATCCCGGTCGGACCGGTTTATCCGGGAAAAATTCGGCGGTTCTAAGGTGGTAAGCGTCGTCATGGAAGCGGATAACGCAGAAACACTGCTGAACCCTGCCAGTCTGTCTGCCATGGATGGCCTGAACGAATATCTGCAAACCAGGGTAGTCCTGGTGGGCAAGGCCATGGGTTTCACGGACCTGATCAAGCGGGTCAACCAGGTCTTTAACGCCGATGAAAGTCCCGGCGGTATTAAGCCCCGTACTGCGGCTGCGGTGGATGCCGGGGATGGTTTTGGTTTTGGCGCGGCTGTAGGAAACGATGATGATTTTGGTTTTGGCGGAAGTGGTGGTGATGAGGCTGATGGCAATGCCTGGGCAGCCGCAGCTTCGGGGATAACTGACCGGGTCTACACCATGGGCGAAGTTCTGGCCCTGCTGGAAGGGGCCGCAAGTTCCGGTGTTAACCGGTCTCTGGACGCCAACGATCTTATTTGGGAACTGCAAAAGCAGCTTAATTATAACGGAGCTTCCTATTACGAAATCCCGGTTATCCCCGAACGGTACGGGAAAACCCGGCCCGAAGAACTCCAGCAACTGGTGTCCAATTATCTCATCCTCCTTTCGGGCAACCTCGATTCTTACGCCAACGATGCCCTGGAACCGACGGCGATTAAAACCACCATACAGCTCCGCGCCATGGGGGAAGAGGATACGGGCCGGGTAATCCGGGAGATTAGACAATACGTCAGTGCTAATTTCCCCAAGGACATTAAGGTTACCGTGGGGGGGAGCGCCCTGGTGGAGGCTTCCCTTAACCGGCTGGTGGTCCAGTCCCAGCTTATATCGGTGGTAACATCACTCTTTCTGGTGCTCCTCATCATTGCAGTGTTCAACCGTTCCTTGGCGGCGGGGCTTATCGGTATAGTCCCCCTGACCATTTCCATCCTGATAAATTTTGCGGTGATGGGCTTTTTGGGAATCAAACTCAATATCGGTACCTCCATGGTGGCCAGCGTGTCCGTGGGCATAGGGATCGATTATACTATCCACTACATCGAAGCCTATAAACGGGAATACCGGGCAAGCGGCGGCAAGGGTGATTTTTTAAAGCGGACCTTTGCCTCCTCCGGCAAGGCGATTATGATAAACGCCGTTTCGGTGGGCCTGGGCTTTGCGGTGCTCCTCCTCTCCCAGTTCGTCATGCTGGAAGATCTGGGGCTTCTTATCGCCCTGACCATGGGTACCAGCGCCTTTGTGAGCCTTACGGTTATCCCCGTATTGCTGCTCGTCTTTAAACCAAAATTTGTACAGGGAAACCTTTAACAAAGTTTTAAGGAGTTATACAAAATGAACAGAAGGAATAACATTATTTTTGCAGTGATGCTGCTCGGAACCGCAGCCGCGGTTTTCGCCCAGTCAGGTGATGCCGCCGCCATCGTGGACAAATCCCGGAACCGCATCAGTGCAGCGACGATTTCCACCCGGTCCCGAATGGTGGTCAGCGCCAAGGACGGTTCCACCAGTAACCGTATCATCGACCAGTATTCCAAGGATGGATCCAAGGGAGAAAAGCGGGTGGTGGTGGAATTTAAACATTCCAGCAACCCTGCCAATATCATTAATACCCGGTTCCTTACTATTGAAAACACCGGTGGTAACGATGATCAGTGGATCTTCCTCCCTTCTCTGGGCAAGGTACGACGTATCGCTTCCTCGGAAGGTTCCGGAAGCTTTGTGGGAACCGATCTTTCCTATAGCGATATTTCTTCTGCTAATCGCGGCCCCGACCTTGATATCCATCGGGTTTTGAGGGAGGAAGAATACCAGGGTAAGCCCTGCTATGTGATCGAGTCCACCCCCAAAGATAGTTCTTACCAGTATTCAAAAATGATTCAGTGGATAGACAAGGCTAATTCGGTGGATTATAAAATTGAGCTTTACGATAAAAGGGGGACCCATGTTAAGACCCTGGAAATTTTGGAACTCAAGGATGTTCAGGGAAGGCTCAGCCCCATGGTCACCAAAATGAGCACCCTGACCGAGGGAAGTTCCACCACGGTTAATGTGGATCGCCTGGAATACGACAGCGCTATCCCCGAATCGGTTTTTACCCCAAGGTATCTGGAGACCGGGAGGCCCTAATGAAACGTTTCCTTTTTTCGCTTTTGGTTTTAAGCCTTGTTCTCCTTCCG is drawn from Treponema primitia ZAS-1 and contains these coding sequences:
- a CDS encoding efflux RND transporter permease subunit, which gives rise to MKFLPKLFKHPWLIVVVIGIITVFFALQLPRVELDNNNMRFVPEDDEARVTANYIDDTFGSSLFVLIGLERNYGTVFDGEFIQRIRDYIDQIEKNVEIIGTINSMVSSDYIAGEGDAIVVEKLIPGDFSGTPEETAELKRRLLSWDMYRRALISDDFTATQILVTLDISSEKAGKPEVMDSFIRIRDIATDMFDGMANVYITGLPVISSTINEAVRADLVLMVPLVIVVVLLVLFFSFRRISAVVLPLLTVLVAVIWSMGAMPLLGVQLSVISTVLPVILVAVGSAYGIHVVTHYIEEMNLKDEITKDEHRELVFALLRKIGKAVFLAALTTFAGFGSFIFTSVLPIREFGCFSAFGVFASFIVAVTLIPALLLIRGPKPMRALVNPRLGDAPELADPLSNAIADAFMGIAQRKRSVMIITSLVVLLSIYGVSKVIIDNIFVEYFKSTTDISRSDRFIREKFGGSKVVSVVMEADNAETLLNPASLSAMDGLNEYLQTRVVLVGKAMGFTDLIKRVNQVFNADESPGGIKPRTAAAVDAGDGFGFGAAVGNDDDFGFGGSGGDEADGNAWAAAASGITDRVYTMGEVLALLEGAASSGVNRSLDANDLIWELQKQLNYNGASYYEIPVIPERYGKTRPEELQQLVSNYLILLSGNLDSYANDALEPTAIKTTIQLRAMGEEDTGRVIREIRQYVSANFPKDIKVTVGGSALVEASLNRLVVQSQLISVVTSLFLVLLIIAVFNRSLAAGLIGIVPLTISILINFAVMGFLGIKLNIGTSMVASVSVGIGIDYTIHYIEAYKREYRASGGKGDFLKRTFASSGKAIMINAVSVGLGFAVLLLSQFVMLEDLGLLIALTMGTSAFVSLTVIPVLLLVFKPKFVQGNL
- a CDS encoding outer membrane lipoprotein-sorting protein is translated as MNRRNNIIFAVMLLGTAAAVFAQSGDAAAIVDKSRNRISAATISTRSRMVVSAKDGSTSNRIIDQYSKDGSKGEKRVVVEFKHSSNPANIINTRFLTIENTGGNDDQWIFLPSLGKVRRIASSEGSGSFVGTDLSYSDISSANRGPDLDIHRVLREEEYQGKPCYVIESTPKDSSYQYSKMIQWIDKANSVDYKIELYDKRGTHVKTLEILELKDVQGRLSPMVTKMSTLTEGSSTTVNVDRLEYDSAIPESVFTPRYLETGRP
- a CDS encoding TetR/AcrR family transcriptional regulator; the protein is MGIFERKGREKAERRNLIMGCAKKLILEYGVEKVSMEDIAKQAELSKGTLYLYFSGKDELFSEICEESAAKFSEYVQSRLEGGISGLEALKRYWLSYLEMYGESEDLFILFNMRHFLAPADSFISLEENAGTASYVFYYLIKKMIEQGIREGTFEQDTESGLVVKTIIALFSQAVENAAKLPRTARKSALIIDELKTVFQIMLRGIAREEIDRSCLVLPDLNTFTNNKD